A DNA window from Ovis aries strain OAR_USU_Benz2616 breed Rambouillet chromosome 7, ARS-UI_Ramb_v3.0, whole genome shotgun sequence contains the following coding sequences:
- the LOC101106528 gene encoding T cell receptor delta constant: protein MCSWDTRQMFFGAGTKLFVEPQSQPAASPSVFVMKNGTNVACLVKEFYPKEVTISLQSSKKIIEYEPAIVVSPGGRYSAVKLGQYNDPDSVTCSVEHNKKTWHSSDFEPKKDISETTPKPTESENTTEIQVPATCYEPQVQPGKVNMMSLSVLGLRMLFAKSVAVNFLFTAKLFFF, encoded by the exons ATGTGCTCCTGGGACACCCGGCAGATGTTTTTTGGAGCTGGCACCAAACTCTTCGTGGAGCCCc AAAGTCAACCTGCTGCCAGCCCATCTGTTTTTGTCATGAAAAATGGGACAAACGTCGCTTGTTTGGTGAAGGAGTTCTACCCCAAAGAAGTAACTATAAGTCTGCAATCAtccaagaaaataatagaatatgaGCCTGCTATTGTCGTCTCACCTGGGGGGAGGTACAGCGCTGTCAAGCTTGGTCAGTACAACGATCCCGATTCAGTGACATGTTCAGTTGAACACAACAAAAAAACCTGGCACTCTTCTGACTTTGAACCAAAGAAAGACATTTCAG AAACAACTCCAAAACCAACGGAATCTGAAAACACCACAGAAATTCAAGTTCCAGCGACCTGCTATGAGCCCCAAG TGCAACCTGGGAAGGTGAACATGATGTCCCTCTCGGTGCTGGGGCTCCGAATGCTGTTTGCCAAGAGTGTCGCCGTCAATTTTCTCTTTACTgccaagttatttttcttttaa